The following nucleotide sequence is from Wenzhouxiangella sp. XN24.
TCTATTGCGAATACCCTTGTGATTGATATTTACTATGGCCCTGATAGGCAAACCCTATGGAGAGGGACTGCTCGTTGACGGTGGGTTCTTTTGGCGGCGCCGTCATGCTCCGGGCGTGCAAGGTGGATACACTGCGCCATGGCGCCGCAGCCGACCGGACCCCATAAGCGAGTGCAACGAGATGAACACTACGGGTGAGGGAAACTACTTCTCCCGCCGCTGGAACGGCCGGGTGCCGGTAGCGCAACTACTCTGGCGGGATATCCTCGGCGTCGGCACCCTGATCAACCTGGTGGCGACCATGTTCGCGCTTGCATCAATCACCCAGGGCGCGTCCTCCGGTCTCTCCGCCGCGCTGCATTTCGCACCGCTGCCGTACAACCTGTTCCTGGTCGGCGCCCTCTGGCGCACACCGGGGCGCAGCGAGTTTGCGGTGGGGGTGGCGATCGTCTGGCTGGTCCTGATGACCCTCGTGTGAGGCTGCTCCTGACCTGATCGATAACTTGGCCTGATTGCGGAGGAAATATGACGACGAAACCGGAACGAGACGTGGAAAAAGGCTACCCGAAAGCCGATTTCGTAGCCAAATTGCGTCGCCTGGCGGATGCAATAGAGAACGGTGACCGTTTCGAGATCCAGATCGACGGCGAACGCATCTATGTGCCGGTGCGCGCCGAGTTCACCATCGAACACGAACGCTCGGGCGACGAAGAGGAGATCGAGTTCCAGATCAAGTGGGTCAGCCAGTAGGATCGCGTCTCTCGGCAGGTTCGCTCCCCTCGCCATCCAGCGCACCGTCGCGCTGGATGGCCTCCTCGGCTTCCTGGTTCATGATCACTATCGATATGCGCCGGTTCACGGGGCTGTGAGGTTGCTCCCGGTCGAGAAGCACGGTCGACGCGAGGCCGACGACGCGCATCACCTTCTGAGGGTCCAGCCCGCCGCGCACCAGGGCCCTGCGCGCCGCATTGGCGCGATCATTGGAGAGTTCCCAGTTGCTGTAGCCGGCGTACCCGCCCGCGAACGGCGTAGCGTCGGTATGCCCGGAAATGCTGATCCGCTTGCCTGAATCCGCCAGCAGGTTGGAGACCTCGGTGAGCAGCAGTTGCGCTTCCGGCTTAAGTTCGGCACTCCCGCTGGCGAACATCGGGCGGTTTTCCTTGTCGACGATCTGCAATCGCAGCCCGTCGCTGGTGAGATCGAGCAACAGCTGGCCCTTGAACTTCAGCAGCGAGGGAATCATCTCCATCGCGGCCTCGATCTCGGCCTTCAGCCGCTCCAGCTCCTCGATTTCCCTGGCGCGCTCCAGCGCCTCCGCGGTGGACTCGCCCGGTGTGCCCCGCACGGCTTCCCCTTCCTCGAAGCGGAAATCTTCGCCCCCGGCCTGCAGCAGGGATGCCTGGTCCCCCACGCTTTGACCGCCGCTGGCCTGCACCCGCAACGGATTCTCGAAGTAGTCCGAGATGCCGCGGCGTTTCGCGTCGTCGGTCATGGCCAGAAGCCACATCATGAGAAAAAACGCCATCATCGCGGTGACGAAATCCGCGTAGGCGATCTTCCAGGCGCCGCCGTGGTGAGCGTGCCCGCGCACCTTCTTGATGCGCTTGATGATGATTACCGGCGCCGGCTCGTCCGGTATCCGGTCCATCTGGGGCGTGTCGTCCATCAGGCTACCGTGCCGCCCGGATGCTTTCCGACAGCTCCTGGAAGCTCGGCCGATCCGCGCTGAACAGGACCTTGCGTCCGTGTTCGACCGCGACCGAGGGCGCTGCGTGATGGAGCGTCGCCAGCAGCGTCACCTTGATCGCTTCGAGCGCCTTCGCCTCATCCCTGATCTTGTGTTCCAAGGCCGCGGGAATGGGCGCGATGATCGCATAGCCGAACAGGATGCCGACGAAGGCGCCGACCAATGCCGCGCCGATCATCGGACCCAGCTCTTCTGCCGGCAGGTGCAACGAACTCATGGTCAGCACGACGCCCATGACAGCCGCCACGATGCCGAAGGCGGGCATGGAATCGCCCAGCTTGTTCAACAAGCTCAGCGGCACCTCGGTCTCCTGGTGATGGGTGTCCAGTTCCTGGTCCATCAGCGTCTCGAGTTCGTTGGGATCCATCGAGCCGGTGATCATCATGCGCAGGTAGTCGCACAGGAACTCGATGACGTGGCGCTCGGCCAGCAGCGTCGGATATTTTTTGAACAGCGCGCTGTCCTCGGGCTTGTCCACCATGTCCTCGAGTGACATCAGGCCGTCCCGGCGCATCTTGTTCAGCAGCTCGTACAACAGGCACAGCAACTCGGTGTACAGCGCCTTCGTGTATTTCGGTCCCTTGAAGGCGCTCGGCAACAGCTTGATCACGGACTTGAGCGCACCGGGGCTGCAGGACGCCACGAACGCGCCGACGCCTGCGCCGACGATCATCAGCAGCTTGACGGGATGAACCAGCACCGCGAGGTGGCCGCCGGAGACCATGAAGCCGCCGAACACGACGATGATCACTACCACCCAACCGATGATCAACAGCATCGTTAGTTCCTGCCGCTAGTCCTGCTCTGGGCCCGCCGATGGCTCACCCATGTCGATATCTATGTAGCCCCGCTCGATGGCGCGCTCGAGTGCGGCGAATGCGTTCTTTGCTTCCGAGTAGGTGACGCGCAGCGCCGGCAACGCCTCGAACGCGGCCGCGGCCTCGGGCGAACCCGGTTCGAACTCGCTCAGCTCGATCGACTTGCGCAGGTACGCCGCTCGCCTGCAGGCGACCAGCCGGCCGAGGTCCATGAAATTCTGCCGGCTGAGCGCCGGGATCTCGTCATTGATGATCTGGCGGTTGGCGGTCCAGATATCCCGTGCCAGCTCTTCAAGAAAATGACGCTGACGGCGCAGCTGTCGCTGATCGTCTTTTTCGAACATGTCGTTGCCCATGGGAACCAGCCTGAAACCCGCTTCTTTACGGGATATCGGCCAGGGAGCCCGGGGCTTGAGCAGGGAGGCCGCATACGCAGATCGCAGTCGCGGCTACCGGGTTGAATGCTATAAGAGTGCAGCGACCAGCATCACCAGCGTGGCGACGAATCCCACCGCCCAGATCAACGACCGGAGCAGGAACACGC
It contains:
- a CDS encoding amphi-Trp domain-containing protein, whose product is MTTKPERDVEKGYPKADFVAKLRRLADAIENGDRFEIQIDGERIYVPVRAEFTIEHERSGDEEEIEFQIKWVSQ
- the motB gene encoding flagellar motor protein MotB; amino-acid sequence: MDDTPQMDRIPDEPAPVIIIKRIKKVRGHAHHGGAWKIAYADFVTAMMAFFLMMWLLAMTDDAKRRGISDYFENPLRVQASGGQSVGDQASLLQAGGEDFRFEEGEAVRGTPGESTAEALERAREIEELERLKAEIEAAMEMIPSLLKFKGQLLLDLTSDGLRLQIVDKENRPMFASGSAELKPEAQLLLTEVSNLLADSGKRISISGHTDATPFAGGYAGYSNWELSNDRANAARRALVRGGLDPQKVMRVVGLASTVLLDREQPHSPVNRRISIVIMNQEAEEAIQRDGALDGEGSEPAERRDPTG
- the motA gene encoding flagellar motor stator protein MotA; the protein is MLLIIGWVVVIIVVFGGFMVSGGHLAVLVHPVKLLMIVGAGVGAFVASCSPGALKSVIKLLPSAFKGPKYTKALYTELLCLLYELLNKMRRDGLMSLEDMVDKPEDSALFKKYPTLLAERHVIEFLCDYLRMMITGSMDPNELETLMDQELDTHHQETEVPLSLLNKLGDSMPAFGIVAAVMGVVLTMSSLHLPAEELGPMIGAALVGAFVGILFGYAIIAPIPAALEHKIRDEAKALEAIKVTLLATLHHAAPSVAVEHGRKVLFSADRPSFQELSESIRAAR